The following coding sequences are from one Novosphingobium sp. KACC 22771 window:
- a CDS encoding polysaccharide deacetylase family protein, which translates to MSRPVFFDPSGRRRRWTRRLTFFGLIALVIAAIAFATTVVHIPAPSPLPLGFERRTALPMRTQVSRLSHSFSRMFSTPPKQRANSKGQTITVAFYSNWSDASAPSLLRHINQIDWVAPTSLNIDMAGNLHVSEDRPLRRILLSALHRPLVVPVLQNVDDKGFSRPAAIALFASKAKRKALIGQLLDYLKKSGDAGIIFDFEDLRPSDIPAYRAMIAEVEKALDPTGQVVAVTLPMEGDGWSPSQFAAVADKIILMAYDEHWASGQPGPIASNDWFASKVRKAIGNMPADKVIVALGSYAYDWHPGPDGKNGAESLTVEEAWLSAHDSSATPTYDKASGNTGFSFLEDGKRHDVWIVDAAASWNQMRILSQLGVGNIALWRLGTEDPGFWQALQSWRSGGRQNPFPDLSHIAQTANADVEGAGEILRITSTPREGDRKLTFDPKTGLVSGMTYDSLPTPYKVQRTGYAEKKVALTFDDGPDAVWTPKILSILEQYKVPATFFVIGENGVSNRAILQRMVASGMEIGNHSYTHPNMANSSETGIRLELNATQRLVEAYTGRSMRLFRAPYFGDAEPTTADELVPAQIAQEHGYTIVGLHVDPDDWMRPGVQHIVDSTLAQVKEGRPGYSGNIILLHDGGGDREQTVTALPGIIVALRQQGYKFVSVAELAGLTPDQVMPPVKGYDLLAVRADVFAFTTIGVMIVVLNWSFFFAIALGVLRSVTLVALAMLPAKRKAPTPDATFRPKVTVIIPCFNEEKVIESSVKRILESTYPYLDVIVVDDGSKDRTSAIVTEKFGDNPRVRLMTLPNGGKASALNKALKEAPGEIIVALDADTQFEKETILRLVRWFIDPKIGAVAGNAKVGNRVNLVTRWQAVEYTTAQNIERRALTRFDAIMVVPGAVGAWRRTALESVGGYPEDTLAEDQDLTIAIQRKKWKVAYDEEAVAWTEAPESFGALSKQRFRWSYGTLQCLWKHRKIMRRGKPGGLAFIGVPQAWVFQILFAVISPTIDLALVVSILGTITRVIQHGWAQTQTDVLRMGVYWAAFSLIDLVCGWIAYRMDVRDKKFRPFLLLAQRFVYRQLMYSVVIRAVAAAVRGVGTGWGKLERTGRVSAPEGGV; encoded by the coding sequence TTGTCCAGACCAGTATTTTTCGATCCCTCGGGGCGCCGTCGGCGCTGGACGCGGCGGTTGACCTTCTTCGGCCTGATCGCGCTGGTGATCGCGGCCATCGCCTTTGCGACGACCGTGGTGCATATCCCGGCGCCCTCGCCGCTGCCGCTGGGGTTTGAACGGCGCACGGCCTTGCCCATGCGCACGCAGGTGTCGCGCCTGTCGCATTCCTTCTCGCGCATGTTCAGCACGCCGCCCAAACAGCGCGCGAACAGCAAGGGGCAGACGATCACCGTCGCCTTCTATTCGAACTGGTCGGATGCCTCGGCGCCCTCGTTGCTGCGCCATATCAACCAGATCGACTGGGTCGCGCCCACCTCGCTCAACATCGACATGGCGGGCAATCTGCATGTCAGCGAGGACCGCCCACTGCGGCGCATCCTGCTTTCCGCGCTGCATCGCCCGCTGGTGGTGCCGGTGCTGCAGAATGTCGATGACAAGGGCTTTTCGCGCCCCGCCGCCATCGCGCTGTTCGCCAGCAAGGCCAAGCGCAAGGCGTTGATCGGGCAATTGCTCGATTACCTGAAAAAGTCGGGCGATGCAGGCATCATCTTCGACTTTGAAGACCTGCGCCCCAGCGACATTCCCGCCTATCGCGCGATGATCGCCGAGGTGGAAAAGGCGCTTGATCCCACAGGGCAGGTCGTTGCCGTCACGCTGCCGATGGAGGGCGATGGCTGGTCGCCTTCGCAATTTGCGGCCGTGGCCGACAAGATCATCCTGATGGCCTATGACGAGCATTGGGCCAGCGGACAGCCCGGCCCCATCGCGTCCAATGACTGGTTCGCCTCCAAGGTGCGCAAGGCCATCGGCAATATGCCCGCCGACAAGGTCATCGTCGCGCTCGGATCCTATGCCTATGACTGGCACCCCGGCCCCGATGGCAAAAATGGCGCCGAAAGCCTGACCGTCGAAGAAGCATGGCTTTCGGCCCACGATTCCTCGGCCACGCCCACCTATGACAAGGCCAGCGGCAACACCGGCTTCTCCTTTCTGGAAGATGGCAAACGCCATGACGTGTGGATTGTCGATGCGGCGGCCAGTTGGAACCAGATGCGGATCCTCTCGCAACTGGGCGTGGGCAATATCGCGCTGTGGCGCCTCGGCACCGAGGATCCCGGTTTCTGGCAGGCGCTGCAAAGCTGGCGCAGTGGGGGCAGGCAGAACCCTTTTCCCGATCTGAGCCACATCGCCCAGACCGCGAACGCGGACGTTGAGGGCGCGGGCGAAATCCTGCGCATCACCTCGACCCCGCGTGAGGGCGACCGCAAACTGACCTTCGACCCCAAGACCGGGCTGGTTTCAGGCATGACCTATGACAGCCTGCCCACGCCCTATAAGGTCCAGCGCACCGGCTATGCCGAAAAGAAGGTTGCGCTGACCTTTGACGACGGGCCGGATGCGGTCTGGACGCCCAAGATTCTCTCTATCCTTGAACAATATAAGGTGCCCGCCACCTTTTTTGTCATTGGCGAAAACGGGGTGTCGAACCGAGCGATCCTGCAACGGATGGTCGCCTCCGGCATGGAGATCGGCAACCATTCGTACACCCACCCCAACATGGCCAATTCTTCGGAAACCGGCATCAGGCTGGAGCTGAACGCAACCCAGCGGCTGGTCGAGGCCTATACAGGGCGCTCGATGCGCCTGTTCCGCGCGCCCTATTTCGGCGACGCCGAGCCGACCACCGCCGACGAACTGGTGCCCGCGCAGATCGCACAGGAGCATGGCTATACGATCGTGGGCCTGCATGTGGACCCGGACGACTGGATGCGCCCCGGCGTGCAGCATATCGTCGATTCCACGCTGGCGCAGGTCAAGGAAGGCCGCCCCGGCTATTCGGGCAACATCATCCTGCTGCACGATGGCGGCGGCGACCGCGAGCAGACCGTGACCGCCCTGCCCGGCATTATCGTCGCGCTGCGCCAGCAGGGGTACAAATTCGTGTCGGTGGCCGAACTGGCCGGACTGACGCCCGATCAGGTGATGCCGCCGGTCAAGGGCTATGATCTGCTGGCCGTGCGGGCCGACGTGTTTGCCTTCACCACCATCGGCGTGATGATCGTGGTGCTCAACTGGTCGTTCTTCTTCGCCATCGCGCTGGGCGTGCTGCGCTCGGTCACACTGGTGGCGCTGGCCATGCTGCCCGCCAAGCGCAAGGCGCCCACCCCCGATGCCACCTTCCGGCCCAAGGTCACCGTCATCATCCCGTGCTTCAACGAGGAGAAGGTGATCGAGAGCAGCGTGAAGCGCATTCTCGAATCGACCTATCCCTATCTCGACGTGATCGTGGTGGACGATGGATCGAAAGACCGCACCAGTGCCATCGTCACCGAGAAATTCGGCGACAATCCGCGCGTGCGTCTGATGACCCTGCCCAATGGCGGCAAGGCAAGCGCGCTGAACAAGGCACTGAAAGAGGCACCCGGCGAGATCATCGTCGCGCTGGACGCCGATACGCAGTTTGAAAAAGAGACGATCCTGCGCCTTGTCCGCTGGTTCATCGATCCGAAAATCGGCGCGGTGGCGGGCAATGCCAAGGTGGGCAACCGGGTCAATCTGGTCACCCGCTGGCAGGCGGTGGAATATACCACGGCCCAGAATATCGAACGCCGCGCATTGACCCGCTTTGACGCGATCATGGTGGTGCCGGGGGCGGTGGGCGCTTGGCGACGCACGGCTCTTGAAAGCGTGGGCGGCTATCCCGAAGACACGCTGGCCGAGGATCAGGATCTGACCATCGCCATCCAGCGCAAGAAGTGGAAGGTCGCTTATGACGAGGAAGCCGTGGCATGGACCGAGGCGCCCGAAAGCTTTGGCGCGCTGTCCAAGCAGCGTTTCCGCTGGTCCTACGGGACACTGCAATGCCTGTGGAAGCATCGCAAGATCATGCGCCGGGGCAAGCCGGGGGGCCTGGCCTTCATCGGCGTGCCGCAGGCCTGGGTGTTCCAGATCCTCTTCGCCGTCATTTCGCCTACCATCGATCTGGCGCTGGTGGTCTCGATTCTTGGCACGATCACCCGCGTGATCCAGCATGGCTGGGCCCAGACCCAGACCGACGTGCTGCGCATGGGCGTCTATTGGGCGGCGTTTTCGTTGATCGACCTTGTCTGCGGCTGGATCGCCTATCGCATGGATGTGCGCGACAAGAAGTTCCGCCCGTTTCTGCTGCTGGCCCAGCGGTTCGTGTATCGCCAGTTGATGTATTCGGTGGTGATCCGCGCGGTGGCTGCGGCCGTGCGCGGCGTTGGCACCGGCTGGGGCAAGCTGGAGCGGACCGGCCGCGTTTCGGCGCCCGAAGGCGGCGTCTGA